The genomic region ggaacaCTGAAGGGATTACACAGAACAGGGAAGCCCAGCGCCCAGCACCTGCACATCCTCGGGGCCAGTGAATGTCAGTCCTGGCACACCGCCCCCCAACTCACGTCACATCAACCCTGGTGCTCTCAGTTCCTAAAAAACTGCTCTTCTGAGCGCCAAGTCCAGGCTCGGGGGGTAATCCTAGCCAGAGCCACCCCCGGTCTAGAACCGGCCAGGCCTGCCCAGCTGGAGGGGACCACAGGCCAACAACCCTGGACCGGGAGCGAGCAGCCCCACGAGGGCTCTGGCAGGGACTCACTCAGACTGCAGAGCAGACAGGGCCCAACAAAGGCTGAGCCTGTGTGGAGGGGCCACAGGGGGCACCCAGGCGACACAGGCAGCCCCCAGGGAGAAGGAAGCCCTTTCACCGGCCAAACTGGAACCCTCCCCACAGAACAATGAATACTCCATCATTGTTTTGCCttgaatcacatttttaaacactTAACATACGGACATCTGTTCCTTGATGTTTCATCTTTGTTCATCTGTCATCCTCAAAATGAAAGTCCAGAACCTTCCGCACTAATTTTAAAGTCCGGCTGAACATTTAGTAATGAACAAAgctgaaaacacagaagaaaaaagatgtatttttttcaaatcttataTATTTCTACTCACAAATTAGAACAAAACTTTCTCTCTACCTGCAGCTTTTCGTGTCTACACAACCCCTAAAGTTCTAACGACTGTTCATTCTCTAGAccaacttcagttttctcacacagaaacacaaaaatgaTGTGCTTCTGTGGACCACGCAAAGGGCACGAGCAGCCTCGAGACCACGAGCGATGTGAGCGCCCGGGACTGCGCGCGGCTGGCTCGAAGAAAGGCACTCCTATCAGAGAGGGACATGCAGTGGACAAACCTGTTTAAATTTCCCTCTAATTTTGTCTAAGTCCTCGTGAAGTTTATCGTAAGTAGGGTCATCGTAAGGGAACTTCTCAATCATTCCAATCAACGATTCTAAGGCCTTCATCTTTTTGCTGtaaagcacagaaataaaaacttttagtCCTTTCTCCACAGTGGGCTCTGCTTATGTAACAACGACGCTGATCACTTACTTGAAAGCAATGGGCGTGCTAAGCATGCCTGAGTCCAGAAGCCGAGTGAATAATTTTCTCACTACACTCAATATTTATTTACCTAGCAACATGCCCTTGCCCACACCCCGCACTCAACATCAAGTGCGCATCAAGCTTATGGATATACCTGTACCCCAGCCAGGGAGCAAGCGACTGAGGCGACCTGACACGACCTCGCCTGGGTCACAGACGTGGGAACAGACAAAACCGGGCAAGAAAAGAGCGCTGGGGCACGATCTAGCCTGCTGTAGGCCTGGGATTTTCCGGGACCCAGAAATGTCACGCTCACAGCCTTGGGGAGTTCAGCGGCAGGTAGACCAGCAAGCCCCTCCCTCCCAAGGGCAGGAATCGGCGTCTGGTATCTGGGTCCCGTTCCCTCTCCCAGGAAGGCAAAGCTCTGCTGGGAGGTGAGGTGGTTCCCAGGCCCTCGggtatttaacttctctgtaacACGCACACTTAACAGCCACCTCACGGCTTTCAAGAGAAGTAACCTCCGTAAAGCCCAAAACCTAGCACAGGGTAGGTGTTCAGTAAGCATGAAGCCTCCTGGCTTCCATGGGACCCTGGATACCGGGGCTcacacctgggggtgggggagaccatTCCCAGATGTGCACATCCTGACAAGCACCCTCCCCTAGACCACACTGGGTCATCTGAGAGTCAGAAGGATGCTAGGTATTTGATTAATGGAAATTCAACAGAACTCTTCCCCAGGATGAATCAAAAGCAACCAACATCTCCTAAATACCTGCTCATAATTGCTGTTTTTAGGTACACGAGGAAGTCTGCCGATGGCAAGTCGGTTTATGAGAACAAGATGGCTACCTCTCTAATACAAACTGTAAAAGGTCAAAAGGAAGTAAATTAAAGCAATGAAGCACTCGGTTTCCAGGGCGATGGAAGGCAGATGCCGACATGTGGGAAACGGCTGTATTCCAGCATGATAAGAATACCACCCACTTTTAACTAGGCAAGTAGCAACTTATTCTTCTCTGGTCAGTGAAGCTACTAGAAACACACCCGGCCCGTCACACTGTCAAAGTCAGTGCCTGTCAGGAGGGTGTGCCCGCTCCCGGCTGATCCAACAACACGGTAGAGCTCGAGCTCAGCCCTGGCCAAACGCTGGCCTGCACACGGCTCCACCAGGCTGCTGGGCGGGGGGCACCTCCGAGTCCATCAAGAAGCCACGGTCGTCTGATATAAAGCACCATCCTTCAGTCTGAGATACTGCCTTCCGTGGTTTCTCTGGCGTTAAAAGCCCCTTATTTTACTGAATGATAACACAGATAGGGGTTTTTCCTTACTTGAAAGATAAAGAAGCAGAAGATCCTCTATCAGCCTTCTACCATTATTTAAAAGCTGTACTAACATAAGAATGCAAAAAACCATGACCCACAGCCCTAAGAGACAGGCTTCTAGGTTGAGTTTCAAGGAGACCCTCGAGCTgcgctggtggggagggggcagcagcgAGGTGCGCTGGACAGCTTCTGCCAGCCCCCAGCCGACCGGCACGGGTCCTCCTCTAGCTGAGACAGACAGAGTGCGCAGCTTTAAGAAATTAGGGGGCCCCTGCCCGGGGGGCCGGGGTGGCAGCCCCTGGGTGTGCGACCCTCCGCGCAGGGTATGGCACTCCTCTAGGAGCCGGCATGTGTCGGAGTCACGGAGaaggggaggctgagggagagctCCAAGGACGGCCTTGCTTGTCCTCTGGTGGACCGGAGCGCGGAGCGGAGAGCCAAGCTCAGCTTTGACTGCCACCCAGTGGTGCCCCAAGTTGCCAAGCGCCATCCCCCGCTCTCGCAGTCCTCAGAGGACCATCCCCAGCCCGGGTGCGCCTCAGCTCCCTTGTACATCTGGTCCACTGCCAGTGAGTCATGCCGCCGGAGCGGCCCAGGGACTCGATCAGGGTAGGGCAGGCCATCTCAGCATCACCCACAGTCAGCTGCGAGCACCCTTGTCCTCACATTCGAATACAGAGGCGCCCAAATTctagaaattcaaaatatttcaagtaaGACAAGTCACTCGGGACAGGGGACTGCCACCTTCCCTGCTGTCATCCActctccctgggcccctgccAGACCAGGCGAAAGCAGCAGACATCAGAATGAGGCAGGGCACCAGCCGAAGCGGACTCTGGGCTCCCAGGAGCAGCCGGACGGCCAGGCCGCGCGTGCCTTTCACCTCAGGCTTCGTTCCCAGGTTAAGAATGAAGACAGATGTGCAACAGGGTCCCGGGGGCTTCAGCGGGTAGCACATGGCGAGAACAGTTTAAAAAGACTACAAATGATCCAAAAAATAGCTAGCATTTACTCAGTGCCTCCAAGAACCAAACACATGTAAAACACACCACCTTATCTCACTTGCACACCTCATTGGCTGCACTAAAAACCTAGTGACAACAGAGTCACCATTTCCGACCCTAGTCATACCAAGGCTACCGTACTGCGTTTATTAGAAGCTCCGAGGAAAGATGAACAAGAAGAAAGAATCCACTTCAACATTATTTTACTGGCAGGAGATCTAAAATCCACTTGGCGCTTTGATGCTTgcagggaaaaggcagagggCTCCAAGAAGGCTTGACAAGTAATAACGCGTGTTCACCAGACACTGAAAATGAGCTCTGCGCTAGTTACGATTTCCTGTGAATATGTGACAACATTCAAGGACAAGGGTGCTCGCAGCTGACTGTGGGTCTATTTTCTCCAtgtgacagatgaggaaactgaggcacgaacTGCCCCAAGTCAGAGTAAGCTATGGAACCACACTCCTGCTCCacacaatgaaaaagaaagaagtcttaAACTTTACCTGTCTTTCTCAGTGGTACAACTGTGCAGGAGACATCTCCAAGCAAAAGCAAAGCCTTGATAGCACCCAATCTGTGAATTCACAAAACAGTTAAGCGTGAAATTAATAAGCAACAAGCTCCACTGTATCTAATTATCAAGCTCCCCAAACtaaaggtggggaggaagggcagtggTGCTTCTCACGCTGTGGTTCTGGAAGCACCTGCTGGGCATGAGACCACGGAAGTCAGGTGGCCGAGCCTTCAGTGGGGCGACAGCCTCCCAGAAGGTGCCGCCAGCCCCACCCCTGGGTCTGCATGTCCTGTGTGGTCCCCTCTGACTGCAGCAGGGTGGCCCCGCGCGTGGCTTCTGAATTCAGGCGTAGCAGACAACGTCACTCCTGCCTTGTTGTCTTGCATCACTGACCCAAGCGTCACGAGGCCACTCCAGCAGCGCTATGGAGAGGTCCACGCAGCAAGAGCAGCTGTGTGAGTGAGCCATCTCAGAAGTGGCTCTCCCAGCCCCAGGCGAGCCTTCCCATGGCTGCAGGCCGGACTCCAGCACCGTGAGGCCcggagccagaaccacccagcccAGCGTCTGTTGTCGGAGGCCCACACAGTTTGTGGTGACCTGCTCTGCACCAGCAGACATCTACTGCAGTCCTGACTGCCACAGGCTGTCACTCAGAGCAGGCCCTCCGTAGCGAGGCCGGTCCTCCGTAGCGAGGGCCCAGCGAGGGCAAAGGCCAGAAGAGAAGACGACTATGGATTTCAGATGACTTCAATGGGAAGGGGTGACACAGGGTAAGGATTCAGGTGGCAGAAGCACCATGATACGCTGGCGTAAACTGAGGTGGCCGAGGACCGGCTTTCTCATTCCCCAGACCGTACCCCTTCATCCTCCTTACGCAGGCACACCTCAGAGAGATGCGGGTTTGGTTCCGGACCACCGCAACAGTGAACTGCTTGGTTTCCCAGCACGTAggaaaagttatgtttacaccaCACTGTACTCTACCACGGGTGCAACAGCAGTATGTCTACAAAATAACGTACATACCTTcagtaaaaaatactttattgctaaaaaacaCTAACCCTCGTCGGACTCTCaatgagtcataatcactgattaCTGATCACCGAAgcgaatataaaaatgaaaaggtttgAAATGCAACAATTACCGAAGTGTGACACAGACACAAGCAGTGAGCAAACACTGCTGGAAAAATGGTGCCGACAGGCCTGCCTGGCACAGGGGTGCACAGACCTTCCACGTGTAAAAACCACAGTATCTGTGGAGCACAGAGACGAGGTGTGCTGGTACGGCAACATGCGCTGGCCTTCTGGATGAAGACTGTTGCCCTATCAACATTCTCTAGTCCACCACCATTTAAACAGGCCTCAAGTTCTGGCTCTACCACACTGATCATCACAGTAAACTATAAACTATGAGTGAAAAGgattcatttctaaaaataagggGGGGTCCCACTTACCTCAGATCCAATTTTGGCTCCATGTAACGTGCCGTACTGCCTTCCTTCAATCATACCCAAACTGTTGCCTTCTTCATAGCCTTCCTGATATCCTTCCCCGTGAAACCTGTGATGGAAAAGCAAGCTTGATCaaaaaaacaggagaagagaGTGTGTTTCCTGGAAGAAAATTTTTCCAGGAATTTTCTCTCCCATATTACCCAGACTCAGCAAGACAAGACACAGTACAGTAGAAACAGTATCGAATTTAAGGCATAGGCCACGAACCCAGCTCTACCCCTCAGTCTCTGCCAGCAAGTCACCACACCTCATGAAGCCCAATCTGCCTCTGGCCAAATTCGTGAATCCCAAACCTGGTAAGATACCAGAAATACAGAGGAAAGTTTTAAAGATACAAATCCAAGGGCCTTGCCCCCTGATACTACTCAGTGAGTCTAGAGGAAGGCCCAGAAATCTACTTTTTTGAAACCTCCTAGGTGACTCTGGTATGGAGCCAGGTTAGCGAGCCACAGTTCTGGGAGTCTAACCTACACGACTACATCAAGTGCTTCAAAACTCTCTGCCACATACACAGGGCTTTCCGTCATAACTCAGCACACTACAAGGGAGAAATGCCATCAGATCACCACAAAATATACGAAGGCAGAGGTGCCCAGCATATAGGAACGGCTGGGATTTGAGGGCTCAACAGTGGAAGTGGGACCATCTTAACCTGCAATCACCAAAAATAGAAGTTTGCTGGAGTCCCCAGTGAGGCAGTGTATGCTCCCACTTATTGGCTATGTGACCCTGGGGAGTGATCTTGCCTCCTCATCCGTAAAACACGGTGAATAATAGGATCTAATTCACAAAAAGGGCTAAAATAGTTAACGGGGATACAACCCTGAGCTCACTGTTGGGTTCACACAAAGCTCTAAATAAATGTCAGCGACTGATGGTTAAATGTTCGCTCTCTTCCAGGACTGATGTCTACTGGTGTCTCAAGTGGGCCGGGCACTGGAAGATGGCCACAAAGCAACTCGTGGGTCCCCACTGTCACAGCCCTGGGCACTCCCCAGGGGCTCCGGAGGGAGAAGGATGACGTCTGACACATTTATCAGCATGTCCATGAATGCTGCCGTATGTCCCACCACTAAGGAACAAGGAAAAGGGGCAGCGCCCAGATGGCAAAGGTCCGTCCCACCCAAGTACCGGGCGTCCCCAGAGGAAGGCAGTCAGCAGGCCGAGCAGATGCTCGGGGCCGCCCGGACCGGGAGGCGGGTCTGCGGCAGCAGCTGGGCACGTGGCGCGCCGCCGAGAAGTAAAGCGGCGGCCACAGCACCTCGGCCCCACACGCGTCCGCGGCCGTCGCTGCCCCGGGGCGCCCCCCACGCGCCCCCCCAGCCGCGCCCGCGGCTCACCAGGCCCGCGCTGCCTCCGCAGCCGAGGGAAGACGCTGGCCCGGCCCCGCCACCCACCTCTCGTCCGCCATCACGATGGCGTCGAACATGTCTTGACTCCCGGCCATGGCGACTCCCCGCCCGACCCGGCTCGCCGGGCCCTTCGGGCTCCCCCGCCCCGCGCAGCCGCCGCCACCCGCGAGGCTCGAGCACGCACTCACCGCGGCTGCGGAGGTGAAGCCACTTCCgggggcggcggcgcggggcaGGCCGGGTAAGGACGGCGCGCGCGAGGGCCCAGCCGGCGCTGCGGGGGCCCGGACGCATGcgcgccgggggcggggccggcgaaGTCGAGACTTAACCTTTGCcaaaaaaaagcttaaaagtcTACGTGGGACATCCAGGTGAGCGTGCAGGTGCAGTTTTTCCACAAGAAGAGCCTGGAGGAAATCTTGAAGGGAAAACCAATGTATTTTACTACGTGAAAATGCAAACTCGCGCATGCCCAAAGTGGTGATAACATTAAAGCTAAGGAGCAATCTGGAGGTGTGTTTGTCCTAAATATTACAGCTAAGGGAATAATGTGTCTggtttataaagaacttaccaaaaaGGATAAGCAATGAGTGCATCCTAACAGGGACGAAGAGATGGGCCAGAGGCTTGAGTGCGAGATTCACCGGTCCGGCAGGCAGCGTGGAGAAGGGGGTGTCTGTGCCCGTGACCTTGGAACTTAACCTCCAGGATTTACTTTGATGTTCGCTGCAGCACGGTCTGCACATGCACCCCGAGGACTCCAGCAGCCGCCAAAAATCATGTTTGAGGCGAAAGTAAGATCATGGAAAATGCTCCTGATGTTCAAGAAAAAAAGTCTACGTATCCTCCAAGCCCAACTACATTAAACAATTAGGCTTGTAAAAAGAATGTAAACACACCAAAATGTCCACAGTGACTAGACCTAGATTTTggaattacattaattttttaaatgtcctcttttatatttttttctgagtagtaGTAGTCCATGTTTGCACAGTGAACTTTAGTTACTCTTAGGAACATAAAAAAGCcccataaaacttttttttttagaagatgaaattaaatagactttgtatattttgttcattaaatATCTTTTCGTTTTTAGGAAGCAAACAAATCTGCTTTCCCACCACTCTGGCCaccaactaattttttttaaagatcaggtatatttctttaaaaaatatatgtatttattagagagagagtgtgtgcgagagagcacatgagtgcaggggtggggcagagggagagggagagagaatcccaaacccacttagtgctcagcacagagcagatgaggggctccatcccaggaccccaagaccatgacatgagctgaaacgaagaagagcccgatgcttaaccaactgcaccacccaggcgccctgccaccaattaatttttgctaattttgttacatttttccctttgaattttcacataaaaataataatatatgtacaaTGTTATACCCTTATCCCCACCTATTAATGGGTTAGTGAAAGTTAACACTGTATTACAAAAATGTCCCAAATAAGGGAAAGATTCTCtcattattacatatataaaatagattttttagaCATAAACCTCATCAGccgaaagaaaatgaaacaagctACATCTTTTGGCATGGGAAAACAGTATGTGGTGGAGAAACAGACCGGTATAGGATAAAACCCGTGGATCTAAAGAcatatacaggggtgcctgggtggctcagtcggttaagtgtctaccttcagctcaggtcatgatccctgggtcctgggatgagccctgcatcatcctctggctccctgctcagcggggagcctgctcctccctcccacttgtgctctcactctctcaaataaataaataaaatcttctaaaaaaataaaaataaagtacataggAGAGTACGAGTTTTAATTTCAAACTTTCAATAATTGTGCAAAGTTTTGAAAGATTATATGTGTAACAAAAATCAACACTATTCATTCAAActattgttttgaaaataaagcttCGGAAAGATCTTCCCCCGCCATGTGTTCCATGGTTATGTTCCTAAAATACTGTCTTGAACCCAGATTGTTTTAACATTAAAGGGTAAAAGATTGGTTGTGTTACCTTGGATTTGTAATACTTGTTCACAAATTGCTTCATTTTCAAATAGGGAATCAGACTTTAAAAAGAGAGCCTCCAGGGTAGAAAAAGGGAATTTGAacatacaaatataatttatttcaaaatcctTGAATAAGTTTCAAATTCAGCATCCTTTTTAGCAACTGAATTCATTAAAAAGTAGGTAGAAAAACTCTGAATTAGCATTTCTACTTGTTAtcttagttttttgaggaaacgtTCTGATATTTGCTCATGTAGAGATCTTAGGAACTGAAATTTCTGCATTTAATTGAATGGaataagaaatgataaatttgggggcacctgggtggctcagttgttaagcgtctgccttcggctcaggcatgatccagggtcctgggatagagccccacgtcgggctccctgctccgcgggaagcctgcttctccctctcccactccccctgcttgtgttccctctctttctgtcaaaataaataaataaataaaatctttaaaaaaatgataaatttgtataggtacaatgaaaactaaaaaGGTTTTCAAAGGTATAGAGCTTCCATATTTAGGATCTCTGAAAGCTGCCTTGATTATATTTATTCTAATGACTTCAATACACTattattaaatacttaatttataacaaaaggTATAAAGCGGATGATATAATCAACTCCTAGGAATCTACCATATCAAATAGAATACACTTCAAAAAACTGTAATGTTTCACATATTCTTGTTCAAGTTCAAAGAGAACCAAATCGATATCACTAAAGTGAAAAACGAAATTCCTCAAAGTTCATTGGAAAGTATTCATTTACTAGAATTGATCTTTTTTTACATTCTACATGTATCTGCCACAAAATACTCGGCAGCGTGCAAAACTAACCAAACCAAACCTGAACATGTAGATCTATACTGCTAACCCAGAATCACATCCGTTTTATTAGcgagttaaaaacaaaatgcgtcggggcacctgggtggctcagtcattaagcatctgcctttggctcaggtcgtgatcccggggtcctggaatcaagccccgcatcgggctccctgctccgtaggaagcctgcttctccctctcccgctccctctgcttgtgttccctttctcgctgtttctctctctgtcaaataaataaataaaatctttaaaaaaaaaaaaagtgtcatttgTTCCCATGGTGGTTAAAGAAGAAAACTGCGGGTCTCTCAACCAGTTTtgatatatgtttaaaaataatctgcAAGGGTAGGAGCCCTAACCTGTTGCAGATTAATTCTGTCCTTAGCTACGGAGCTGGAGTGCTCATTTCTGGCTAATGGACTGATGAGATTACAAGTAATCTTTCTCTTCTCCCGTAGGTGTTTCTGTGTTTGATGTTTCTTTTAGTCATGGAGCAAAAGTGCCTTTcgtaatcagaagaaaaaaaaagtgatttcaaattctttttttttttaagattttatttatttatttgagagagagagatagagacagagatagcgagagagagagcccaagccgggaggagagggagaagcagactcccctgctgagcagggagcccgatgcggggctccatcaggaccctgggatcgtgacctgagccaaaggcagacacttaaccaattgagccacccaggcgccctgcaaatggcaagatttcattctttctgaaggctgagtaatattccattgtgtatatataccacctcttctttatccattcatcaatcaatggacacttgggctgcttccataatttggctattgtagataatgctgctttaaacatcggggtgcaaaagtatccctttgaattggtgtttttgtattttgggggtaaacacccagtagtgtgattactagatAACAAAGTAGCtgtatttgtaactttttgaggaggaacctccatcctgttgtccacagtggctgGACCAGTGTGCCTTCCCAGGAGGGCCATTTTCTACCTGCCTGCTCAGGAATCTCTTGCAGCCAAACGGTAGGAGACCTGCGATGGGACTGAGGGTCTGGTGCTGTGACCGGTGACCAAGAGGCTTCTTGGAGCACTCACACCCACAGAAGGGCCCCAGCCAGCAGGGGTCAGCCTCCACCCCTGGGACAAGCTCTGAGATTTGGGCCAGAGCCTGTGACCCCAGTGCCCCCAAGCTCCTAATCACTCCATGGTCTTGACTGCCCTGGGACCCACAGGGACCTAACCAGTGCCTCCAAATGCAAGAAGGAGAAAAGGTGAGTCTGGGCAAGTAGGCCCCACCAGCGTTCTGTAATGCTCGGTTGGTCTCAGGGGAGTCATATGCTTATGGAGAAGCAGAGACTATTTGGGGGAAAGTAGCACAAAGATCTGCTTTCGGCCCTTTCACCGAGAGAGCACCAACTTCTCCCATGCACCTTGCTTAGGCTTGGCTGTGCCGCAGTCCCAAACACACACCTTGACGTCTTCGTGGTTTCTGCCAGGAAGGGCTCATTCCCGCTTACACAGACTCCAGTATGGGCTGGGCGGAGGTGTCTCCAAAACTGTGATTTTCAAAGTAGATACAGTTCTAAAAGAACATATGAATGTTTGAATATTAGCAGATGCCAAACTTGCGAAGCTTCCTTTGCAAATGGCCTGTGACAGAGTGGCTGCTCTGTAGATGGTGTTAAGTGAGTA from Zalophus californianus isolate mZalCal1 chromosome 11, mZalCal1.pri.v2, whole genome shotgun sequence harbors:
- the LTO1 gene encoding protein LTO1 homolog isoform X4 is translated as MAGSQDMFDAIVMADERFHGEGYQEGYEEGNSLGMIEGRQYGTLHGAKIGSEIGCYQGFAFAWRCLLHSCTTEKDSKKMKALESLIGMIEKFPYDDPTYDKLHEDLDKIRGKFKQLCSLLNVQPDFKISAEGSGLSF
- the LTO1 gene encoding protein LTO1 homolog isoform X3; its protein translation is MAGSQDMFDAIVMADERWVAGPGQRLPSAAEAARAWFHGEGYQEGYEEGNSLGMIEGRQYGTLHGAKIGSEIGCYQGFAFAWRCLLHSCTTEKDSKKMKALESLIGMIEKFPYDDPTYDKLHEDLDKIRGKFKQLCSLLNVQPDFKISAEGSGLSF
- the LTO1 gene encoding protein LTO1 homolog isoform X2 is translated as MAGSQDMFDAIVMADERFHGEGYQEGYEEGNSLGMIEGRQYGTLHGAKIGSEIGCYQGFAFAWRCLLHSCTTEKDSKKMKALESLIGMIEKFPYDDPTYDKLHEDLDKIRGKFKQMRKPRPAGTAQSKGISSRARTPILRPPVTTILCCLSWNVRSQPWSGSLLSGPGCTGPHCAPWSHGESLAR
- the LTO1 gene encoding protein LTO1 homolog isoform X1 is translated as MAGSQDMFDAIVMADERWVAGPGQRLPSAAEAARAWFHGEGYQEGYEEGNSLGMIEGRQYGTLHGAKIGSEIGCYQGFAFAWRCLLHSCTTEKDSKKMKALESLIGMIEKFPYDDPTYDKLHEDLDKIRGKFKQMRKPRPAGTAQSKGISSRARTPILRPPVTTILCCLSWNVRSQPWSGSLLSGPGCTGPHCAPWSHGESLAR
- the LTO1 gene encoding protein LTO1 homolog isoform X5; its protein translation is MAGSQDMFDAIVMADERWVAGPGQRLPSAAEAARAWFHGEGYQEGYEEGNSLGMIEGRQYGTLHGAKIGSEIGCYQGFAFAWRCLLHSCTTEKDSVQPKHTQTKSAHPPETLADLLVTGQTPLCSPDLPPAFGL